AGGTTTGGAATTTCTATAGTTTTCGGATGCTATGTTTGTCCTGACTTTTATGTTTTGGCCTTTTATTTAAGGCATTGCATGGTTTTCTTTTTGCGAAGAACTTCATAATCTTCATCTGCTTTCCAGAGTGATGAGAATGGAGCTTCGAAGTCTTCGGCTGCAATCAAAGGCAAGAAGACAGCTGTTAAAAAAGTGATGGAGTATTGTTATGAACCTGAAATGGAGGAGGTAAAGCACTAGTCTGTATGACGAAGAGCTTATTATTTCTGGTGACGAAGAAATTTTATAGGAAGAAGACAAGACAGTCTTAGAATTTGTTGTATGCAATCGAGAGTGTAGAAAAGTGAGAATGGAGACAAAAAACTTTCAGAAATAGATCAATCTGAAGCTGTTCCATCATCTCTGTCAGGCCTGTTCCTGACCTCTTGATAATGCTTTGAATTGTGGATGTGGGAGATGTAATTGAATGGAGGAATGCCAGTTCAATTGGATTTGGCTTGAATTTCTCCTGTAAATTATATATCTGCAATCATGAACTTTTTCTAGGATATTCCTGTTTTGCTTTATATTATTCTATCTCAAGTCATTTGGAAGGTTGTTGATCTctatttgttttaattttagGCTTACCGGTCAAGCATGCTGAAAGCATACAAAAAGACCGTTGAGGAGGGAAATTTCAACTTTGTAATTGGTATGAATATTCTATTCTGGTTTGTGCAGCCATAGAAATTTGGAGTCGTTTCATTTTAAATATCTacttcaattttgtctttttatgtGCCGTCGAGGCAAATATTTATAGCTCAAGTTCTATTAAGATGAAAGCTAAAGATGATGGAGGCTTGGCCCTATTCTTTGATTAGATTGTTTGATGCCTGTAGTAGCAATGGAGAAATGCTAGTGTATTCTGCTATGTCTGTGATGTCGCTGGCAGAAAACTGAATTATGCTTTTACACGTAAGGATGTTGCACCTTAAGGATCAGTTAATAATTGAAGACCTTGTAAGTTGCTCTAGTTTCGTACATCTCAAAAAGAGTTGCTAGTTTCACCATCATGCGACCAATAATTGACAgtttgattgtacattaagtGGATGCAGTGTCGATGCACTGCCTTCATTTTAACTAACCACCAATGCAGTTTATGGTTCGGCAATTGACCCTTTTCTTGCTGGTATGTGTGCCTGGTCTTAGTGGATGACCGCAATCTGCGGGTTGCtgattttgctcaattttgggcAATTGGGAAGGTATACCTTCAATCTCTTATCTCACCACCCCTGCGAGTATTTGCATTCACATGTCGTGTTTCCTTGGGATATTCTAGGGCTCCCGGTCCTTGTGTATGTGACATTTCTTGTGATTTGCCTGGATTATGTTTCTGTGTTTTCGTTGCCGTCTTCACTTAAATCACAGTTATTCTCTTAGGATTCAGTCTAGTGTCACGAGTGCTACAGTGGTCTACGTCTTACATCTTGGAGCTGGGTGTCCTAATGCAGCTCTATTCCTAATAGGACCATTTTGAGatcggaaaaaggaaaaatatttggtGGGCTAGTTTGAGGGAGCTCTACTGATAGTTTGCCAGATAATCTTGTCCTCCTTTTCCTGCTGGACTTTTGAAGTGCATGAAGTACTGATTAAAAACACAAAAGCTTCATAATTTCCCCGTCCTGATCTTAAAAAGTAAACTATAGAGACCAGACAGGGTCTGCTAAAATAAGAGATTCTGAAAAGAATGATTTTAATCGCCTATATTCCAGCCTCACAAGGCCTGCTCAAAAAATTCTAGTTTTCCAATGTACGAAGATTGAGTGTGAAAGCTGGAGGCTGAAACATTATTTTCCCTGTCCAACTGCTGCTACTTTTACTGAATCatcctcttttcctttctccctctcctctctcacaGCAGCATTTAGATTTGCTTTTGGGGTTGGCAAATATAGTGGGTGCGGAATGTAAAGGTTCACCTTCACTTTTTCATAAGCAATTGCGgggtaaagaaagagaagaggggTTGGGTGGGAGGTTTAAGGCCTTAACTCAGGGCCACTGGGTCTTGCAAAGGCCAGGGCCACTGGGTCTTGCAAAGGCTAGGCAACATACTTTTTGGAGCGGCAtctcataaatttcaaatgaagtcTCTGAAAGTAATATGAGAAGTACGTGTGGGACAATGATGTTGAGAATATTTACTTGTTGGAGTCTCTCAAGAATTTTGGTCTTTCTTTGTCGATGAATCTAGATATGCAGTCGACCAAACTACAGCTATCTTTCCTGACTTGTCCTTTGGTTCGCTAATTCTCTTCTTATGGAGATCTTAAGGGCCTGTTTGTTTACActtaaaaagagcaaaaaatacctttttacttttttgccaaaattatgattcaaatggaaaaaaaatgatgaaaagattATAGGGTAATATACGTATCAATATTTGATGTAAGTGTCAGGAGTTTCGGATTCAATTAAAGTCAAGTGTGTGAGTTACCGggttttagttaagcaaaaagcaaaagtCAATCCAGAAAAATCTCAAGTCCTGCCTAAGGAAAAGGTGATGGCCAAcattttgtgcaatttgtgAGGTTTTGCAACACTTTGCACTTTTCCTTCTCTTAATCTTCATGCTCGATCAGCATCTCTAGCAAGGCTCCTAGTTTACGATCTTAGAGGCATCAGTTGATAGACTGGGAGAGGAGAATATGGAAGAGAGCATGGTTTTGGAGAAGTGGGAAATGCTCATGTTAAAACTGATCCCTCTTTATTTTCTCTAATTATTATAAGTGATGGTAGCTCCATCACCATGTGATGTTCATGTTCTCTTCTGgtttttctaatatatttttccttGTCCTTTTCAGACATCAGGCTATGAAGTTTACATTTTAGAAGCAGGATACAAGGACCCGGAGGTGAATTTCTGCATTAGCTTTGTTCCATTCAGAATATCATGCTTAGAATTCCTAGAGAAATCCCAAATATACTAGCTTTTATTGAGGCTGGGCGGTCGGGGCCCTCTGTGTCAAGAGTATGGCCTACATAGGTCTGGTTATTCCTGCCTGGCTTCTTGCATAATATACTTGCCTTGTCTTGAATTTAGGGCTGTGCTGCTAGGAATGTCCATGGTTTTACCCTTGATGACATACAAAAGATGAGAGGACAGTGGGAAGAAGCTCCAGCCTTATATTGGCAACTGGATGTTAAGGTTTGAGAGCCTTTAATTTCCCTTGATCCTAATTTTTGTAGAGTATGCACACGATTTGTGAGCTGTGTGAATTAAGGTTATTTCTAACATGTTTGTGTTCATGAAATACAATAGATTATTTATCACATATTTGTGATCATGAAATACAATTAACTTGTGTCATTCTATTGCATGGCAGTCATTATTCCGTGGAGATGATCTCAAGGAAAGTGGGATTCAAGAGGTAATATAACATGCagttgtgtttgattgcactctGTGGGATCGACATAATGTGCGTTGACATGCTTGATGCACCAAATAGCAATCTATGCTATGTGAATGGAAAAGATATATGTATTTCACATAGTATGTGAAGCCGTCTTTCATGCAAGTTTGCCAATCACGAGTCTTTCAGTTGTTGTGAATCAATACTTTTGCTGATTACACGTCTTTCAGCTGTGAATTGATACTTTCTTAATATACTTAATCTGTGTAGGCTTAATCTGTATAGGCTCGGACCATTCTGAAATACTGCTAAAGGTTTGGTTGGGTAGTATTTGTCTTCAGTGTGCTCCCTCGATTTATAGACGTAAATGATCTTCCATTAGTGGAATTTAGTTTGGAACACCACTCTTCTGGAAGACCAATCATGTTGTATTTGTTAGATGATGACTTTCTGGAGAATATTATGAATTCTACGTCGTTGGGAGATTGGGTAGTACTGGGAATCTCATATAGTTTCCCGTGTTCCAGGTGGACATGGATATGGGGGATGACCATGATGAGAGTCTACCCGCAGTAgatggaaaaaaattagagaatccCAAGGGACCTCCTCCTGATGGTGATGCAACAAATGGTATGCTTCCAGTTCACTCTCATGGTTCTTCTAATTTATTGATTCAGGAAAGATTAGTCTAAAATTCTGAGCTTTGGATTTGGAAGCCCTTCTTAATTCGATCTGTTTCACCTGACAAAcatttcatatgcatgcatCTATTCATACTATCATGTCAGAGTATTCTCTCTGTTGGGAGCATACTCCTAAGTCCTTGTGATGAAAAGTGGTTTTCAATGTGAAGGTCAACCGTTCATCTAAATGTCGTGTTaagagtttttgatttttttaggagCATGAATGTGAGtccttttcatgaaaattggtttCCAATGTGaagctgattttttttgtttcgggatTCAATCTGGAGTTGTTTGATTTATCACGTCTAAAAGTAGTTTTTTGTTTGTGGCAATCTAATATAATTCGGAAGTCATAACTCCTTATTGTGTTGATGATACTACTACTGGAGTAGAAATTGTTTTCAGATGTTCTGATATCATGTCATTGACCTGGTCTGTACCAAAGGGGGTAAGATTTATCAGTAAAATTAGAAATGATGCGCCCATTATGCACTTAAAGAAATTTGTTATGGCAGCCTTTTCTGAAATGATGCGTCATTGTTTCCAGATCTGAGGGGAGCTTGGTTGATTTTACTATTTCAGAAGCTATTGTTGTGCTTGCATTTTGCTGCTAATGTACCATGCCTTTCTTTTCCGTGAGTTCCCAGTTTTGATGGTTTTATTGCTTGCCTCGTTTCCCCAATATTTTCAGAAGATTTCTCCAAAGTTGGGGAGATAGGGGATGGAGGAGGAGACCATATAACAGAAGTTAGAGAATTAGGTAGGAGTAAGTGGTCAGAGAACCTAGAAGAACATGAAAATGACGAAAAGGTCGAAAGGCAAACCAGCGCATCTGCTCTTTCTGGCTTGGTTCAAACATATGGCAAGGGAGGAAAATCTGTACGCTGGGGAGACCAGgtgtctttcaatttttcatatGATTGTTTCCTGAATAAGTACAGTTGGAAGAGGTTATTTTTAGCTGGCCAAGCCATAAAGTTAGTTGCAATCTCATAGTCAATAATTCTCAATGCACTGGGGAACTGCATCTCTATTTTTGTCCCTAAATGTGATAGTCTCTTAGTATGTCTTTCCTGAAATACTGCTATTTTCagatatttacattttttagGATAACTGAAAATGCGAATTTAGATTTCCTTCTgctttttctgcattttcttgTCTCTTCTACATCTCACTTTTTGCTACATGGACGTTATGAACTCCAGGCTGGCAATACTGGGTTCTTGATCGGTGCTGCAAAGAAGGCAAATGTATTGTCTTTGGTGATTGGATCGGGTGCTGGATACAACTTGGTGGGTACATTGGCCTTGATCACCTTTCAGATATCGAACAGTTTGAAATGTAGTAGAGGGaaacaaattattttgttttgcctGTCACTTCCCTTTTAGTTCCTTCAGATGCAAGTAAATAGCCATAGGGCTGCACGTGTGTTGCTTAATGATTGGTTCAACTTGTTTTCTTGAGGTCCattaaaatgctattttttCCCCTTGGTGCATCCCGAATAATGTCGTATGTACTTGTcatctttttatttactttcatTAGCTGATTCTTGAATCTTCTTGTGTATGGGTCCTGCAACTGCAGAAGTCGAACCCGTTGCCTGAAGACGATAATTTGATGGCAAGCCATAGAGGTGAACTGAAGAGACAGAGGAGCACATTCCAGGAGCGAATTAGGGCGGAACGTGAGTCATTCAAAGTAGTATTTGACAGGAGACGTCATCGGATCGGTGGGCTTGATTTGGAGGAGGAATAGAGAACAATGGAACTACTTAAGCCCCTGAATTCTTATGTTGCCTCTTTGCTAGGCAGTAACTTAGTGGCATTTGTTGTAGATTAGTAACACTGTAACTTGGCTTGCCCTGAATTTTTTCGCTGTAGCAGGGGAAGTCCTCGCTCAAAATTGATGAAGTaaatattttctcctccctAAGTTGGCTCATATCGTTCATTTTTTCTCTGCGTCGAACCGTATCATCTCCGGCAGGCACTTGCCCATGAACCATAGCATCTTGTGTGAATGAGAAATCGCCTTGGGCGATTGTCAGCTACTAATTTGTTCGATTTTGCCATAAATCCAAAGAAGGCGATGCCACACCTTCTTTCACAGGAATGGCGAGGCTCATGGGCCAATCTTTACGGCTTGCAGGAGCCCAAAGTGTGCCCTATGTATGGTTCAGAGGCCGCAAACTGTCGTGTACTACAGATGACATTGTCCCTCTAGCCGGTGAGCTGTGAGGTGGGTTTCTTGACTACTATGATTGAACAACTTCGTCGTTGTAACCATCAGTTGATTAGCGAAGGCGACACATCTGAAAATTTCCTACACCTAACTTTAAGAAAGGTCGAAAATTTCACACGAAGTTCTATCGCTGGTGCTGTGTATTTGATGGAAAAATTGTGCTTTCGTCCTACAGAGCACGGGTCAATATCCCTGCCAGGCGACAACTCCTCGCAGTCCTTTTTCGTTGGGATCGAGTCCGAGCATGGCTGAAACAACGAGGACgatattaaaggaaaaaaagatgccCGGCTTCATCACGCTCGTCCATGGCCGTCGCTGAAGGTGCCGACGAGCCACGCATAAGTTGGAGCAACGGGGTGGAATTATGGGCGGCGCACATCACATGTCGGATAATCGGACAAGACTCTTTCCTACATCAATGGAAAAAACAGCAgtaaaaagaagcaaaaaccaTATTCACATGTTAcccagagagagggagggagggagggagggagggaggggcaTTTCCTCTTTGTGGCACTAGATTATAACATCGCCACAAGCCAATAGCAGAGCACAAACAAGAAGacgttcttctctctctcactctctcttctcCCATGGCGGTTGCTGctggaggaggacgaggaggagggcGCTTCCTTGCACGTCTCGTCGACTCATCAGGGTCGTCATCCTCATCCACAAAGTCCTCTGCTTCTGGTCCATCCATGGCCTCTCGACTCTCTTTCCACTTCCACGCTTACGTATGAACTTCATGATGCTCGTCCGCTTTCCgcttttttttctgtttatcGTTCTCCAGTTCTAACTCTGCGACTTTAGTTGAAGTTTAGCGTTTCTTTCGATTGCAGAAGTACCAGAGTTCATGCTCATTGTCCATGAACGGCTGCGAAGGAGGGGACCCCACGTCCCCCATCGGCAATGCCGAGACCCGCAGCTTCCCGGCCGTGGCGACGCCTGGCCTCGCCGTGGACCGCCTCAGCTCCGCCGTGGCCAGCCTCAAGGCTAGCCCGCCGGGTTTCGGCTCCGGCATTATCCGTCTTCAGGCAAGTCAAAGGCTTTTTTCCTTGCGTTGTTGCCTCTTCCGCTGTAACTGGCTAGCAACGTTGTCACAGTTGACAATGGATAACATTCTTGATAAAATCCTGGGAAATTTCGGGGGGTTTGGCCACGTGTTCGACTGGGATTGGTTCCTCGGGATTATATTCGATGTCCCACTTCTTCCCGCGCAATTTTCGTCGTCTCTCACGCTGCGATTCTCTCTCTGCTGAAGGTGCCAATTCACGAAAAGATCGAAGCGATCGACTGGCTTCACTCTCAGCACCAGCTCCTCCCTCGCTGCTTCTTCTCCGGCCGGAACCCCAGCGGCAACTCCGATTACTTTCTCGAGCCGTTCTCGGTCGCCAACGGCAACGGCAATGGGCATCTTCGCCGCCGGACGGAGCACAAGCTGGTCAGCGTCGCCGGCGTCGGATCCGCGGTGTTCTTTCGCCACGTTCGCCCCTTCTCCTACGAAGATTGGTTGTCCATCAAAAGGTGACACCGGTTTGCGGCTCGTGTTTCGTCTCCTTGTTGTTCGTCTTATGCATGTTTCGATGCAGTCTAGAGCGCATGAACAAAGTCAATCTGTGCTGTATATATCGCAATTCTAATGTACTCCAATGAGAAACTAGTCCGGATGCTTCGATTTTTTCCTCTATTCCATGAACTAAGTTCAGCTAGGGGAAGCTTCAGGAAAAGAGTGATTGGGGAATTGGTAAATGGGTCAAATTGATAGTAAAATTGTTTTCCTAGGGTTTGCGGAAGCTATTCGCGTTTGAACTTAATTGAGAGTTCCTTTCCGTAAAATTAATAGGTTTCTCTGCACAAGCTGCCCTTTAATCCGTGCTTATGGAGCGATTCGGTTTGATGCGAGATCGAATGTGTCACCAGAGTGGGAGGCTTTTGGTTCATTCTACTTTATTGTTCCTCAGGTAAACTAGTGCCAACGTTAGGAACCATCGATTTCAGATAATGGAGTCAATTCGCCTTCTTCTGAGTACTAAGTGTAGACTCTTCTAGTTAATGGCAGGTTGAGTTGGATGAGCTCGAAGAGAGCTCTATGCTTGCGGCTACTATTGCATGGGACAATGCTCTTTCTTGGACTTGGGAAAAGGCCATAAATTCACTGGAAGCTACAATAAATCAGGTCTATCTCCGTCTTAGTGATATAACAAATAATACTTCCAGGACGACTGATTACTTGTTCTGTCTACATTCGCACTGTATAGATGCAAGGACAGTGCATCTGATGACTGCAttggttttgaattttgtaGGTGTCGTTGCTTGTAATGAAGTTAAGAAAGCAAGTGCCTAAAGCATTCATCTTAAGTAATAATCACGTTCCCAGCAAGAACTACTGGGATCTTGCAGTGAAGAGAGCTTTGCAGATGATTAATGGTGATGAATCTGCCCTCATTAAGGTAAAGAATGATACACATCATTGCTGTGGTCAGTGGTTATCGAGACTGTCACGTTCTTCTACTCGTACCATCAGGGCCTACCATTCCTCTTGTTCCTTGTCAACCATCATCTTTGTTCTGATTTACTGTCTTTTCTCCCTAGAAACGCATCTTATTCTCCTTTCACCGGAATCTTGTTGGTTTTTCAATGTATCTCTCTGAATATAGGTTGTGCTAGCACGAAGCAGCAGATTCCTTACTGCTACAGACATAGATCCTATTACATGGCTCGCTTGTTTACAGGTACTATTTTGCATATTGGCCTTAGATCATGGCTTATTCATCAGTCAGGATGCTTATGTCAAAACCAATTTTTTAGATTGAAGGGGAAAATGCTTATCAGTTTTGTCTTCAGCCACCTAATGCTCCAGCATTCATTGGAAACACGGTAGTTACGGTTACCTTCAATTTTAGTTTCTACCTTTGTGATTTATGGGCGTTCTATTTTTGACTTGGATAAACTTTGTGAATAGCCAGAGCAACTATTTCACAGAACCAGGCTTAGTATCAGCAGTGAGGCTCTAGCTGGAACACGTGCGAGAGGTGAATCAGTGGCTTCGGATCTCCAAATAGAACTTGACTTGCTTTCAAGGTCTATTTTCGCTACATGAATAGACCTTTCAGCACTGACATTCTACTTTTTAGATGTGCATTCTGTctaatttctctctcattttcctctTATTCGTAATTTTCAGTCCAAAGGACCATCTTGAGTTTACTATAGTAAGGGAGAGCATAAGAAGAAAATTAGAGGCAAGTCTTTTGTATTCTCCTTTTGAGCTGTTCCTTGTTTATGATGTGAGTTTTTCCAATAACTAGTCACTTGTACTCAAAGTTAGAAAGTAGCTTTACATGCCAATGGGCCTTTCAAAGTCTCTTGTGCGGATGACCCGAAGCCATCATTGCCAACACTAATGAGGGCGGATGCAGGAAGTTGACATGCTGTTTATGAAGAGAggagatattttaaaagatccTCACATTTGCTGAGGGCTCATGCAGGATGTGTACATGCTGTTTATGGAGAGAGGAGCAAAAGGACACTCATGTTTCTTTCTTGCTCACTATCTATAAATTTTCCTTCAATGAGCCAGGAAGGGAGCTCAGTTTCCTCATATCCTCACTCCATACTAGCATGACCATGTAACCGGTAAAACAGAGCGTTGACGATTTACACTGATAAAAGGATCCTTTTCTGGAGAGTGCTTAAGCTAGTTTTTCTACTTGTCTTCATGATTATGATCTCAGAGGAAGTAGTCTGTACTGTGATTTTGCTACTGCAGTGATGAACTCTCTCTGAGGACATATTTATAATATATCCGTTCGTGGTCTGAAAGAGTATATTCACTTCTATTGCTATTTTTTAGGCTGTATGTAGTGGAGTGGTTGTAGAACCAAGAAAAGCAATTCGAAAACTTTCTAGAGTTCAGCATCTACATGCTGTACTGGCTGGTAAATTGAGAAGTGAAGGTGATGAGGTAAGAGTCTGGCCGCCTTACGTAATCAAACTTCCCTGATTGATCTGTAGATGTCTGCTATCATCTCATGGTGATGAGTGTTCTGATGGAGtttaatttaccttttttttttttttttcattttttggggtgACTTTTACACAAATTTATCTGACTATTGCTTTGCCAGTTTGACATTCTGTCTTCTCTCCACCCAAGTCCAGCAGTTTGTGGATTTCCAACAGAAGAAGCAAGGCTTTTAATTGCTGAAACTGGTAACTTCATTTGAAACCCAAGCGTTGCATATTTTGATTTCATTCCTCTAATTTGTGCGGCAGCTTTGAATCTTCAAAGGTGTGAATATGATGTAAAATCAGTGTTTTGCTAAGATTGTTGGAAGTCTTGACTTAGTAAATTGAAACAGGGAATTTTCCATAGAAAGATTGAATTAGTTTCACAAATTTAAAGCACGCACTACACTACTATCTGATACTTCTTTCGGAATGTTTGCTCATTCTTTATCACTATTGACTAAGAGAACGCTCTAGTGGTCTGGTGTCTGGCAGCCTGAATGAGAATATTGCCTGGCTAACTTCTGTCTCTAAACCACTTTAGGAGAACCTCCAAACTACTAGGTTTTATTCTCCCCTGATGCTTTTTTCGCAGAGGTATTTGACCGAGGAATGTATGCTGGACCTGTGGGCTGGTTTGGAGGAGGAGAGAGTGAGTTTGCTGTTGGTATTAGGTCAGCTTTGGTTGGAAAGGTGATCCCcccctccctttctttttttttaaactagatGCATATTCTTTGAGCGAAACTATTCTTCTGGTGCCCTGGATCCAAATGCTTCTTTGTTTTGGTTTATCTAGTGAAAATGAGTGGAAATAACCTAAAATCTTGAATGCTATGCTGGGTTTTAGGGTCTTGGTGCTTTAATTTATGCTGGGACCGGCATAGTGGAAGGAAGCAATCCATCTTCCGAATGGGATGAACTGGAAATCAAGATATCTCAGGTATGTGATGCATATGCTCTCCGGTCTATTTGACTTCGTTGACAACTTTTAAAGCTTGACATTGTAGACGAAAAAGAACTCTCCGAGAGGTGATTTCCTAGCATCACTAAATTAATGTTCCAAGAATATCaggattttcatatttatttatgcAGTTTAAAAAATTGCTCAAACTTGAGGTGCCTTCACAACAACGGTTGATGACTTAGGGATGAGGATACTAAAGGTGAGTGACTGTAAGCTCTCcatttcttccattttctttgtGAATCATGTTTTGCAACTATAAGTACGAAATTGTGATCAAGTTGGCTGTGTTCATGATTCATAATAAGAGTATATCATAGTCCGATGTGTTTTGAGAACCACCATTAGCAACCTCCTAACTAGGTGTTTTGAGGGTGAAGTGAGATGGGGCAATGACTGTCATTGGCTCAAAAAGTGAGTTTAAATGGACAGAAGTACCTTCTCTTGTGCATCATCCACGTGTCTGTCTGAATATTAGGGGATATATGTTCTTGCTATGTTAATGACTTCATCACATGTATTCCAGTTTCCTATACATTTTTTTAAGGGAATGCTGAGTAGGGTTTGTTTCATGCTCTCTGTGACAACTAACGTACTGAAGACCACTGGGTTTCTGATGGAGGTTATCGTTACTAAGTTGTAAATGTTCTTTAGTTTTTGTTCTGCCACTTCTGCCCATCTTGTTGCCTCTTCAAGTGATTGATCTGTTCCTAGCTCTTTCACAAAATGATCCTCCCAGCTTGGGTCTTTTTTGGGTATCTTTTACTTCCCACAGTATGACATATTGTTGCCACTTACTGTCTACTCTCGGCAGCACCACCAGTATAATCTTCAGCCTTTGTTAAAGGATATTTCTCCAGAGGCAATGTCAAACAAAATATACCTTCTGGAATAACTTTATCAATATCACCAGAAGATGACTGACCATGGCATCTGCATTCGTCCGACATTGTCTTCTAATCATAGAGCAGAAGTAGCAACACCAATCTATTGCGCTCCTGAACCTTTATCTCCAACCTCTATTTACAGAGAGGCTCTTGCTTTCTTTGTCGATGTTGTTTATGTGCGATTGTAAGTATATTGCTTTACATGTTTCAGTCTTTGTGAAGATGAGAGCTGTGAAGTGCATGAGTCTGGTTACTAATGTCACTGGCTCTGCTCACATTGCATCCTTCTCATTCACATTTCTAGACTTTCAGATTCAGCAAAGAAGGCTCCATTTGATGTTAGGTCTTTCTCGGATCTCCATACGACCACACTTTCTGGTGCAGAGTCCCTCTCGGGCACCCAAATAAGAGACATAGTTGGCATTCCATATTTATTCATTTAGTATCGAGCATTTATTTTGTGTGGAAAATCGGAATCACATAAAATGTACATGCATGCAGTGTCTGACATCGTCTTTATATATGcgaattcattttttcattcttaGTTGATTTCTAGCAGATGATCGAAGAAATAGCATTACAGCCTTGCAATCTGGATTTGGAGGGCAATGATCTGTTACCCTGGTAAAATAGAAGGTCAGCTTCTATTCTAACTATGGAATGCCGGAGGCAATGAGGTTAGTCAATCATTAACCACAAGAATAGAACCCCTCAACACCTTGGCATCATCCGGACCAGTCCCTGGGCGACTCGTTTGGAAGCTTCATTTGGTTCTTAGGTTGCATCGTAGGATTAGCTATTGCTACCTCCAAAATCAGACGACCTGCGGTGTACTCCATTTGTCAGTTCAATATGGATCTGAGAAAACAATTTGAATCCGATTTCCGAGAGGCCATCGCCCCACTTTCGTTCTAGGCATTTTTTCACTGTCAAGTGTGAATATTGTCATGTCAAGCGTGGACTGGGCTTGTGAATCCAGCATCCTCATACCCCGTGGTACCTAAATAGATCCGTGCTCTGTTTTAGTCGAAAGACTACTCTGTCTCGATTTCCTTCCTAGTTGGTTTACATTTTCATTCAGCCGCATTGGACTTGGAAGACGCTGGTTTTCGTATTCACAACAGCCTGAAATGACTGAAGTCGAACACACGGGTTAAAGACGGTTGAGCGAGCACGCACCCAATCAGCTCGATGCGAtagattttcccaaaacaaCGCTCTTTTGGATCTAGAATAGGTGGACTGTAACTGAAGTGTTCAATGATCGCAAGTGCAAGAACGCTATCCATTTCTAGACCTTCCAAAAAACCACACCATTGGTGGCCAGTATTCTAAAACCGGGGCCTTTTGCAACAGCTCTCATCCGCGGGTGGCTAAGCATAAGGTGAGAAAAGGACGGGGAAAAAGGGCcgaagaagagaggag
The genomic region above belongs to Rhodamnia argentea isolate NSW1041297 chromosome 6, ASM2092103v1, whole genome shotgun sequence and contains:
- the LOC115741576 gene encoding isochorismate synthase 1, chloroplastic isoform X1, with the translated sequence MAVAAGGGRGGGRFLARLVDSSGSSSSSTKSSASGPSMASRLSFHFHAYRFFRLQKYQSSCSLSMNGCEGGDPTSPIGNAETRSFPAVATPGLAVDRLSSAVASLKASPPGFGSGIIRLQVPIHEKIEAIDWLHSQHQLLPRCFFSGRNPSGNSDYFLEPFSVANGNGNGHLRRRTEHKLVSVAGVGSAVFFRHVRPFSYEDWLSIKRFLCTSCPLIRAYGAIRFDARSNVSPEWEAFGSFYFIVPQVELDELEESSMLAATIAWDNALSWTWEKAINSLEATINQVSLLVMKLRKQVPKAFILSNNHVPSKNYWDLAVKRALQMINGDESALIKVVLARSSRFLTATDIDPITWLACLQIEGENAYQFCLQPPNAPAFIGNTPEQLFHRTRLSISSEALAGTRARGESVASDLQIELDLLSSPKDHLEFTIVRESIRRKLEAVCSGVVVEPRKAIRKLSRVQHLHAVLAGKLRSEGDEFDILSSLHPSPAVCGFPTEEARLLIAETEVFDRGMYAGPVGWFGGGESEFAVGIRSALVGKGLGALIYAGTGIVEGSNPSSEWDELEIKISQFKKLLKLEVPSQQRLMT
- the LOC115741576 gene encoding isochorismate synthase 1, chloroplastic isoform X2 — its product is MAVAAGGGRGGGRFLARLVDSSGSSSSSTKSSASGPSMASRLSFHFHAYKYQSSCSLSMNGCEGGDPTSPIGNAETRSFPAVATPGLAVDRLSSAVASLKASPPGFGSGIIRLQVPIHEKIEAIDWLHSQHQLLPRCFFSGRNPSGNSDYFLEPFSVANGNGNGHLRRRTEHKLVSVAGVGSAVFFRHVRPFSYEDWLSIKRFLCTSCPLIRAYGAIRFDARSNVSPEWEAFGSFYFIVPQVELDELEESSMLAATIAWDNALSWTWEKAINSLEATINQVSLLVMKLRKQVPKAFILSNNHVPSKNYWDLAVKRALQMINGDESALIKVVLARSSRFLTATDIDPITWLACLQIEGENAYQFCLQPPNAPAFIGNTPEQLFHRTRLSISSEALAGTRARGESVASDLQIELDLLSSPKDHLEFTIVRESIRRKLEAVCSGVVVEPRKAIRKLSRVQHLHAVLAGKLRSEGDEFDILSSLHPSPAVCGFPTEEARLLIAETEVFDRGMYAGPVGWFGGGESEFAVGIRSALVGKGLGALIYAGTGIVEGSNPSSEWDELEIKISQFKKLLKLEVPSQQRLMT